From Actinosynnema mirum DSM 43827, a single genomic window includes:
- the mca gene encoding mycothiol conjugate amidase Mca, translating into MGEKLRLMAVHAHPDDESSKGAATMAKYVAEGHEVMVVTCTGGEAGSILNPAMDRPEVLANMGEIRRAEMARAAEILGIQHRWLGFVDSGLPEGDPLPPLPEGCFALVPLEESVPPLVEVIREFRPHVIVTYDENGGYPHPDHIRCHEVSIAAFDAAGDPDAHPELGEPWQPLKLYYSHGFSRAKLTAFHEAILARGEESPYAEWLSGWNKDQPDVMERVTTQVECADYFPQRDAALLAHATQIDPASRWFAVPLELQRELWPTEEYELHRSLVDSTVPEDDLFAGIRERVTV; encoded by the coding sequence ATGGGTGAGAAGCTGCGGCTGATGGCGGTGCACGCGCACCCCGACGACGAGTCGAGCAAGGGCGCGGCCACGATGGCCAAGTACGTCGCCGAGGGTCACGAGGTCATGGTGGTGACCTGCACCGGCGGTGAGGCGGGCAGCATCCTGAACCCCGCGATGGACCGGCCCGAGGTGCTCGCCAACATGGGTGAGATCCGCAGGGCGGAGATGGCGCGCGCCGCGGAGATCCTGGGCATCCAGCACCGCTGGCTCGGGTTCGTCGACTCCGGCCTCCCGGAGGGCGACCCGCTGCCCCCGCTGCCCGAGGGCTGCTTCGCCCTCGTGCCGCTGGAGGAGTCGGTGCCCCCGCTGGTGGAGGTGATCAGGGAGTTCCGGCCGCACGTCATCGTCACGTACGACGAGAACGGCGGGTACCCGCACCCCGACCACATCCGCTGCCACGAGGTCTCGATCGCCGCGTTCGACGCGGCGGGCGACCCGGACGCGCACCCCGAGCTGGGTGAGCCGTGGCAGCCGCTCAAGCTCTACTACTCGCACGGCTTCTCGCGGGCCAAGCTGACCGCCTTCCACGAGGCGATCCTGGCCAGGGGCGAGGAGTCGCCCTACGCCGAGTGGCTGTCCGGCTGGAACAAGGACCAGCCCGACGTCATGGAGCGGGTCACCACGCAGGTCGAGTGCGCGGACTACTTCCCGCAGCGCGACGCGGCCCTGCTGGCCCACGCCACCCAGATCGACCCGGCGAGCCGCTGGTTCGCGGTGCCGCTGGAGCTCCAGCGCGAGCTGTGGCCGACCGAGGAGTACGAGCTCCACCGGTCGCTGGTCGACAGCACCGTGCCGGAGGACGACCTGTTCGCGGGGATTCGGGAGAGGGTGACGGTGTGA